In one Mesoaciditoga lauensis cd-1655R = DSM 25116 genomic region, the following are encoded:
- a CDS encoding NusG domain II-containing protein, giving the protein MILFMIFAGLIGWAVMTNHSKKAAKAVIIVHSKVYKVVSLNEDKTFKIKWNGKYLMTVQVKDGAIRAKDSTCKNKICVHTGWISKDGQSIVCVPNRIIIYTEGAKPASYDLMTTQ; this is encoded by the coding sequence TTGATCTTATTTATGATCTTCGCTGGCCTAATAGGGTGGGCGGTGATGACAAACCATTCGAAAAAAGCCGCGAAAGCGGTCATAATCGTCCATTCGAAAGTGTACAAAGTTGTGAGTTTAAACGAAGACAAAACTTTTAAGATAAAGTGGAACGGCAAGTATTTGATGACAGTCCAGGTAAAAGACGGTGCGATAAGGGCAAAAGATTCAACGTGTAAAAACAAGATATGCGTGCACACTGGATGGATTTCAAAAGATGGTCAGTCCATAGTCTGCGTTCCAAACCGTATAATAATTTACACAGAGGGAGCGAAACCGGCATCATACGACCTGATGACTACTCAATGA
- a CDS encoding Gx transporter family protein, whose translation MSLSKKISTYGMLVAVGSAIYVFESLVPFPLPLPGARWGFSNVIVVYALPFTNLEWLLALVIGKALIGALISGKIFTPAFFMGISGSTAAALTMFASYKALKRAGIVFHSVLGALTNNVVQVFVGAQIISSWMIFGYLPYMEILAVISGSVNGVIAGVMLKRMKVL comes from the coding sequence ATGAGTTTAAGTAAGAAAATATCCACTTACGGCATGCTTGTGGCAGTGGGAAGCGCAATATACGTCTTTGAAAGTCTCGTCCCATTTCCTCTTCCATTGCCAGGCGCAAGATGGGGATTTTCCAACGTAATAGTGGTTTATGCCCTGCCATTTACCAACCTTGAATGGCTTTTGGCACTGGTAATAGGAAAAGCTTTGATAGGAGCTCTCATCAGCGGAAAGATCTTCACCCCCGCTTTTTTTATGGGTATTTCAGGCTCTACAGCCGCTGCATTGACCATGTTTGCTTCGTATAAGGCGTTAAAAAGAGCAGGAATAGTTTTTCATAGCGTTTTGGGTGCGCTGACGAACAACGTGGTTCAGGTGTTCGTAGGCGCTCAAATAATATCCAGTTGGATGATATTCGGCTATTTGCCGTATATGGAGATACTTGCCGTCATCTCCGGAAGTGTGAACGGCGTGATAGCCGGGGTAATGTTAAAAAGGATGAAGGTGTTGTAA
- the folE2 gene encoding GTP cyclohydrolase FolE2 codes for MFQHELPDIQNEKDERHVSIDKVGVSDVVYPIVVLDKANKIQHTVGNINMYVDLPEDFRGTHMSRFVEVLNVHRGKMTVRNMENILEDMRKRLNARVAHIEVEFDYFVLRKAPVSKIESYTPYKAKFIAKKDEEFDFILQVKVPIQTLCPCSKEISERGAHNQRALADISIRMKKLVWIEEIINFAEKAASSPLYTLLKREDEKYVTEHAYDNPKFVEDVVRDIAVQLEKDERITWYTIKVTSHESIHTHNAYACLSKKKGG; via the coding sequence TTGTTTCAACATGAACTTCCAGACATTCAAAATGAAAAAGATGAACGTCATGTTTCCATAGACAAGGTCGGAGTAAGCGATGTCGTCTACCCGATAGTTGTGCTGGATAAGGCAAATAAAATTCAGCATACCGTTGGAAATATAAACATGTACGTCGATCTGCCAGAAGATTTTCGTGGCACGCATATGAGCAGATTCGTGGAAGTGTTGAACGTACATCGCGGAAAGATGACCGTAAGGAACATGGAAAACATACTTGAGGATATGCGTAAGCGCCTTAACGCGCGTGTGGCGCACATCGAAGTAGAATTCGATTATTTCGTTTTGAGAAAAGCGCCTGTTTCAAAGATAGAAAGTTACACGCCTTACAAGGCGAAGTTCATAGCCAAAAAGGATGAAGAATTCGACTTCATTCTACAAGTAAAAGTGCCGATTCAAACTCTGTGTCCCTGTTCAAAAGAGATAAGCGAGAGAGGTGCACACAACCAACGTGCGCTGGCAGATATATCGATAAGAATGAAAAAGCTTGTGTGGATAGAGGAAATCATAAATTTTGCTGAAAAAGCTGCTTCATCACCGTTATACACACTGCTAAAAAGGGAAGACGAAAAATACGTGACAGAACATGCTTACGATAATCCAAAATTCGTGGAAGATGTTGTGAGAGACATAGCGGTTCAACTTGAGAAGGACGAGAGGATAACATGGTACACGATAAAAGTTACAAGTCACGAATCCATTCACACACATAACGCTTATGCATGTCTATCAAAGAAAAAAGGTGGGTGA
- a CDS encoding UvrD-helicase domain-containing protein, with amino-acid sequence MNFSKIQNEILNSQSNLIVSAGAGSGKTRVLVEKYLKVFENWPDLKTDQVVAITFTEKAAQEMKNRIMQSVEERLKSGDGKFELYTRLKRELPLARISTIHSFCSRLIKESTLYAKVDPDFRIVNGISSTKRTSWFVESYVSENLNDMKEFFDIIPTLSFSKIIEWLKEGISLRASGKIPSDVDEKIREVYLKHLDRACEEYKKLSIEESALDFEDLLIMARDLLKENEELRQKYGNYFKYIFVDEFQDTNTVQSEIIELLRTKDNRVWYIGDPKQSIYAFRGADVEVFLNMKENIAEKNLELKEMNENYRSSPNLVEFYNLFFPKLFSGKISYTSQIKKNESDNEKRVIFLENPEKEKAEDARAAEAESISALISDFIAKGYKFKDIAVLVRSGGAIWQIEKALLDKGIPSYVIGGKEFFTKEEVRAIYNLIRVVLDPYDTGAMSGFLLSPFVRLSIDELLKLKLTDANLYDGLGEKYPHVKELIRRLMALKNTVNASKIIKIAIRETNYLGKLAIERDGDKKVANVMKFLEMMDSLDAPLWDVNGAQRIMKKGFDGNEEEAPALAEDADVVKIMNVHRSKGLEFPIVIIAQMAKETVNKKKKDEEIEEEKRILYVAMTRAKEYLILSKENSRNRNNKKSEWLRFLKETGLLQDNRWTIPEEMQNLVEIVKEPEFKPFEKIGKISSFELNDEYFETPKLETKRKFFSTTELFEKAEIDPAPEIVAYGNIAHAILEKVGKMKLTEALNEKTFLKYPGYMVETVKKTLISRANDLLIKEIENSDETKSEFAVQGSIPLLDFQLLGKIDKIIKTPDGYKIIDFKYSNYNRAKIKDYEFQISLYMFLYRKLTGRKTTGVVYFLKDGKELRVEEPNEDKMVEEIEKRVKSFQES; translated from the coding sequence ATGAATTTTTCCAAAATACAAAACGAAATATTGAATTCACAAAGCAACCTCATCGTCAGCGCCGGTGCCGGCAGCGGCAAAACTCGTGTACTCGTTGAAAAGTATTTGAAAGTTTTTGAAAATTGGCCAGATTTGAAAACAGATCAAGTTGTGGCCATAACGTTCACAGAAAAAGCTGCCCAAGAGATGAAAAACAGAATCATGCAAAGTGTGGAAGAACGTTTGAAAAGCGGCGATGGAAAATTCGAACTTTACACACGCTTGAAAAGAGAGCTTCCGCTCGCCAGAATATCTACAATCCATTCTTTTTGTTCGCGCTTGATAAAGGAAAGCACGCTTTACGCAAAAGTTGATCCCGATTTTAGAATCGTAAACGGCATATCTTCAACAAAGAGAACTTCGTGGTTTGTGGAATCTTACGTTTCTGAAAACCTAAACGATATGAAAGAGTTCTTCGATATCATTCCAACCTTGAGTTTTTCAAAGATAATTGAATGGCTTAAAGAAGGAATATCTTTAAGGGCAAGCGGTAAAATTCCTTCGGATGTTGACGAAAAAATCAGAGAGGTTTACCTTAAGCATTTAGACAGGGCATGTGAAGAATACAAAAAGTTATCCATTGAAGAATCTGCCCTTGACTTTGAAGATTTACTCATCATGGCAAGGGATTTGCTCAAAGAAAACGAAGAACTGAGGCAAAAATACGGAAATTACTTCAAATACATATTCGTTGACGAATTTCAAGACACCAACACGGTGCAGAGTGAGATAATTGAACTTTTGAGAACAAAAGATAACCGTGTGTGGTACATAGGGGATCCCAAACAATCCATATACGCGTTTCGTGGGGCCGACGTGGAAGTTTTTCTCAATATGAAAGAAAACATCGCTGAGAAAAACTTAGAACTCAAAGAGATGAACGAAAACTACAGATCCTCACCAAATCTCGTTGAATTTTACAACCTCTTCTTTCCCAAACTTTTCTCCGGAAAAATTTCTTACACTTCGCAGATAAAGAAAAACGAAAGCGATAACGAAAAACGCGTGATCTTCCTTGAAAATCCAGAGAAAGAAAAAGCCGAAGACGCGCGAGCGGCGGAGGCTGAATCTATTTCCGCGCTGATAAGCGATTTCATAGCCAAAGGCTACAAATTCAAAGACATAGCCGTATTGGTAAGGAGCGGCGGGGCGATTTGGCAGATAGAAAAGGCGTTACTCGACAAAGGCATACCATCTTACGTGATTGGCGGAAAAGAATTTTTTACCAAAGAGGAAGTACGCGCGATTTACAACCTCATAAGGGTTGTGTTAGATCCGTACGACACAGGCGCGATGAGCGGATTTTTGCTTTCGCCATTCGTTAGATTGAGCATAGATGAACTGCTTAAATTAAAACTCACCGACGCGAATTTGTACGATGGGCTGGGCGAAAAATATCCCCATGTAAAAGAGCTGATTCGACGCTTGATGGCTTTAAAAAACACGGTTAACGCTTCCAAAATAATAAAGATCGCCATAAGAGAAACCAACTACTTGGGAAAATTAGCGATTGAAAGGGATGGAGACAAAAAGGTTGCAAACGTCATGAAATTCCTCGAAATGATGGATTCTTTGGATGCACCATTGTGGGATGTAAATGGGGCTCAACGAATTATGAAAAAAGGCTTTGATGGGAACGAAGAGGAAGCCCCCGCCTTGGCTGAAGATGCCGATGTTGTGAAGATAATGAACGTTCACCGGTCTAAGGGATTGGAATTTCCAATTGTCATAATCGCGCAAATGGCAAAGGAAACGGTTAACAAAAAGAAAAAAGATGAGGAAATCGAAGAAGAAAAAAGAATACTCTACGTTGCGATGACAAGGGCAAAAGAGTATTTGATACTGAGTAAGGAAAATTCTCGAAACCGCAATAATAAAAAAAGTGAGTGGCTTCGTTTTTTAAAAGAGACAGGCTTACTTCAGGACAACCGTTGGACAATTCCAGAAGAAATGCAAAACCTTGTGGAGATAGTGAAAGAACCGGAATTCAAACCTTTTGAAAAAATTGGGAAGATATCATCCTTTGAGCTAAACGATGAATATTTTGAGACTCCAAAATTGGAGACAAAAAGAAAATTTTTCAGCACAACAGAACTTTTCGAAAAAGCCGAAATCGATCCAGCCCCCGAAATAGTAGCTTACGGAAACATAGCGCACGCAATCCTTGAAAAAGTTGGGAAGATGAAGCTAACGGAAGCGCTGAACGAAAAAACGTTTCTTAAATATCCAGGTTATATGGTGGAAACTGTGAAAAAAACTCTTATATCGCGTGCCAATGACCTTTTGATAAAAGAAATAGAGAATTCTGATGAAACGAAAAGCGAATTTGCCGTTCAAGGAAGCATACCACTACTGGATTTTCAACTGCTGGGGAAAATCGACAAAATAATAAAAACGCCAGATGGTTACAAGATAATAGACTTCAAGTACTCGAATTACAACCGTGCAAAGATAAAAGACTACGAATTTCAAATATCGCTTTACATGTTTTTGTATCGAAAGCTCACCGGCAGGAAGACAACCGGCGTGGTTTATTTTCTTAAAGATGGAAAAGAATTGCGCGTTGAAGAACCCAACGAAGATAAAATGGTTGAAGAAATAGAAAAACGTGTTAAAAGCTTTCAGGAAAGCTGA
- a CDS encoding FeoA family protein, producing the protein MIVTLRDCPENTTCELIDSDIPDSLKSRLMGLGWLPGKTIRVVRRAPMGDPTIFLVDSTKIFLREEESSMIKVKPIYPAPLAVAGKGIYKITGFLGGGPRFVERARSSGLFVGGIIEVISNPLKGKIMIATKNGEVAIGRGFSEKVFVEPVRQ; encoded by the coding sequence ATGATCGTTACACTTAGAGACTGCCCGGAAAACACCACGTGTGAACTGATAGATTCAGATATTCCTGATTCGTTAAAAAGCCGCCTTATGGGATTGGGATGGCTGCCGGGAAAGACGATCCGGGTTGTAAGGCGTGCTCCAATGGGCGATCCAACGATATTCTTGGTAGACTCAACCAAGATTTTCCTGCGTGAAGAAGAATCCAGCATGATAAAGGTTAAACCCATTTATCCTGCTCCTCTTGCCGTGGCTGGAAAAGGAATTTACAAGATTACCGGCTTTTTAGGAGGAGGGCCTCGTTTCGTAGAGCGCGCGAGAAGTAGTGGATTATTCGTTGGTGGGATTATCGAAGTTATTTCCAATCCTTTAAAGGGTAAAATAATGATCGCCACAAAGAATGGTGAAGTGGCAATAGGCAGAGGCTTTTCTGAAAAAGTTTTTGTGGAGCCGGTGAGACAATGA
- a CDS encoding J domain-containing protein encodes MTNPCETLRISKDASMEEIKDAYRTMIKLYHPDRYVNVPEMKKIAEEKTREIIEAYHYLMEHFEDNPFRTETATAESATNTSDERTYNGYDGNQDYTYHSTNEKTYDENYQKSTRANENVKLLNGQAITAFVFGMISVFLILLSPVFFSISLTLETSKSIPMGMIFYVILPILVIIFFVGVKRGENYAGSLTIAFFSSFILLLLAPILKLILVSSILLTAPIFSIIYGVKGWSEVKWIGSGMILSTIGFFSGMAVFVLFVLHFTTGITL; translated from the coding sequence ATGACCAACCCGTGCGAAACTCTTCGAATAAGCAAAGACGCTTCTATGGAAGAAATAAAAGACGCCTACCGCACCATGATAAAACTTTACCATCCAGATCGTTACGTCAACGTCCCTGAAATGAAGAAAATAGCGGAAGAAAAAACGAGAGAAATAATAGAAGCATACCATTATCTTATGGAACATTTTGAAGACAATCCATTCCGTACAGAAACTGCCACGGCCGAAAGCGCCACCAACACTTCGGATGAACGAACTTACAACGGATATGATGGAAATCAAGACTACACATACCATTCAACGAACGAAAAAACGTATGATGAAAATTACCAGAAATCCACCAGAGCTAATGAAAATGTGAAACTACTAAACGGTCAAGCCATAACCGCCTTCGTTTTTGGAATGATAAGCGTATTCTTAATACTTTTATCGCCTGTCTTTTTCTCCATATCTCTAACGCTAGAAACATCTAAAAGCATACCAATGGGCATGATTTTCTACGTCATACTTCCAATTCTTGTGATCATCTTCTTTGTCGGTGTAAAAAGAGGGGAAAATTACGCTGGCAGCTTAACCATCGCGTTTTTCTCCTCATTTATTTTGCTTCTCCTCGCGCCCATTTTGAAATTGATATTGGTTTCTTCCATCTTGCTAACTGCACCAATTTTTTCAATCATTTACGGTGTAAAAGGTTGGTCTGAAGTGAAATGGATAGGAAGTGGAATGATTCTTTCAACGATTGGATTTTTCAGTGGAATGGCCGTATTCGTTCTTTTTGTATTGCACTTCACAACCGGTATAACCTTGTGA
- the feoB gene encoding ferrous iron transport protein B, with translation MKKMKVALVGNPNVGKTALFNALTGAHQYVANWPGVTVEKKTGKFTWKDYEIDVIDLPGIYTLRARSIDEKVSRDYLIQERPDVVFNVVDATNLNRNLYLTIQLSEMGLKTVLILNQMDQVKNMNIKINTSELEKRLGIRVIETVATKGVNIDEIMKVALDASPSVKYEIYPPQFEELIKKIETLSKGVLKDKSIPLRWLAVSFSEGDELARKILEDNNLLEEAEKLLSENGYQNASLVIARSRYNFISSTLKQVEVRPKESWTISDALDHVFTHKILGIPIFVSILWMMFQFAFSASTPLSDLIDLGFQALADYAHAIPGWVGSLIGDGIISGVGSVLVFVPLIFFMFFAMGVLEDTGYMSRAAFLIDRLMHKFKLSGKAFIPMILGFGCNASAIMTTRTIESEKERIISILINPFISCSARLVVYAVIAGAFFGKFAGLAIFSIYIVSIVFALTMAVVFSFLLKSKESSPLTMELPRYQLPTGRGLWIYMWSRGKHFLKKAGGIILGATVTVWFLSNMPWGANIQNSWAADIGKVLAPIFAPLHFDWHITLALLFGGIAKEVTVTTLGTFAGGNLTAFLKTVLDPINAYALMLFVLIYIPCVATQAVMRMETGSYKWPILSVLWSLSSAYVIALLFETIGHLVVII, from the coding sequence ATGAAGAAGATGAAAGTGGCGCTCGTTGGAAATCCCAACGTTGGAAAAACAGCACTTTTCAACGCCCTTACAGGGGCACATCAGTACGTGGCGAATTGGCCTGGAGTTACAGTTGAAAAGAAGACGGGAAAGTTCACATGGAAAGATTACGAGATTGACGTTATAGACTTGCCGGGCATATACACGCTTCGAGCACGATCGATAGATGAAAAAGTTTCAAGGGATTATCTCATTCAAGAGCGGCCTGACGTTGTTTTCAACGTGGTGGATGCCACGAATTTGAACAGAAATCTTTATCTTACCATTCAACTGTCGGAAATGGGTCTGAAAACCGTTCTCATTTTAAACCAAATGGATCAAGTCAAAAACATGAACATAAAGATAAACACATCTGAGCTTGAAAAACGTCTTGGAATAAGAGTTATCGAGACTGTTGCCACCAAAGGCGTGAATATAGACGAAATAATGAAAGTGGCGCTTGATGCTTCACCATCGGTAAAATATGAAATATATCCGCCTCAATTTGAAGAGTTGATCAAGAAAATAGAAACTTTGTCCAAGGGTGTTCTGAAAGATAAGAGCATTCCCTTGCGATGGCTTGCGGTATCCTTCAGTGAAGGCGATGAACTGGCAAGAAAAATCCTTGAAGATAACAATCTGTTGGAAGAAGCCGAAAAGCTCCTGTCAGAAAACGGATATCAAAACGCTTCTCTTGTTATAGCGCGTTCCAGATACAACTTCATATCTTCCACCTTAAAACAAGTTGAAGTTAGGCCAAAAGAATCCTGGACGATAAGCGACGCCCTTGATCACGTTTTTACTCATAAAATTCTCGGTATACCGATATTCGTATCGATCTTATGGATGATGTTCCAATTTGCGTTTTCCGCCTCTACACCTTTGAGCGATCTCATAGATTTGGGATTTCAGGCGCTTGCAGATTACGCCCATGCAATTCCTGGATGGGTTGGTTCGCTTATAGGAGATGGAATAATATCTGGTGTGGGATCGGTACTTGTCTTCGTCCCGCTCATATTCTTCATGTTCTTTGCAATGGGCGTTTTGGAAGATACCGGATACATGTCAAGAGCTGCATTTTTAATAGATCGACTGATGCACAAGTTCAAATTGAGTGGAAAAGCGTTCATTCCAATGATACTTGGTTTTGGCTGCAACGCATCGGCGATAATGACCACAAGAACGATAGAAAGCGAAAAAGAAAGAATAATATCAATACTTATAAATCCCTTTATAAGTTGCAGCGCGCGTCTTGTAGTGTACGCCGTGATAGCTGGGGCTTTCTTTGGGAAGTTTGCAGGCCTTGCTATCTTCTCCATTTATATCGTAAGCATAGTCTTCGCGCTTACGATGGCAGTCGTTTTCAGTTTCTTGCTTAAAAGCAAAGAATCCTCTCCTTTAACCATGGAATTGCCACGATACCAACTCCCAACGGGAAGGGGATTGTGGATTTACATGTGGTCGAGAGGAAAACATTTCTTGAAAAAAGCCGGAGGCATAATCTTGGGAGCAACGGTTACGGTTTGGTTTTTGTCCAACATGCCGTGGGGGGCAAATATACAAAATTCCTGGGCTGCGGACATTGGAAAGGTGCTGGCACCGATATTCGCCCCTTTACACTTCGATTGGCACATAACCCTTGCGTTGCTCTTCGGAGGAATAGCAAAAGAAGTAACTGTCACCACGCTCGGCACCTTCGCTGGCGGAAATCTTACGGCATTTCTCAAAACGGTGCTTGACCCCATAAACGCATACGCTCTAATGCTCTTCGTTCTCATATACATTCCTTGCGTTGCAACGCAGGCTGTTATGCGCATGGAAACGGGAAGTTATAAATGGCCGATATTATCCGTGCTTTGGAGTTTGTCAAGCGCGTATGTTATAGCCTTGCTCTTTGAAACGATAGGGCACCTGGTGGTGATAATATGA
- a CDS encoding FAD:protein FMN transferase produces MTKLKIIILSLFTFAAVGVVLFVAISKKPPQYYIRRDVAFGTNVQIAYATKKGNAKTVVDAMFDELKKLDDIFNAYRPTSELYKLNHSNGEWVKVSPRLLNVLKYSMKFAQLTDGDFDPTLGKVVVLWGFNTDDPNKWRLPSPQEISNALEHSGYKNVEIKDDEVRLLNDVWIDLGAIAKGYAVDVLLKMAKLNDPNSTGYVDIGGDIGIIGPKYGNQPWKIGVRDPRGNMNDSIAYVYLYKGTIATSGDYERFIIRNGKRYYHIFNPKTGYSPDNFEAITTISSSGIFSDAFGTAAMVGGLSKTEKWANELGAAYLIVNEKGKIIKNDLWKDYEEP; encoded by the coding sequence GTGACGAAGTTGAAAATCATAATTCTCTCTCTTTTCACTTTTGCGGCGGTTGGAGTGGTTTTGTTTGTGGCGATTTCCAAGAAACCGCCACAATATTATATAAGGCGCGATGTCGCTTTCGGAACAAATGTCCAGATAGCTTACGCGACAAAAAAAGGCAACGCGAAAACGGTTGTCGATGCCATGTTCGATGAGCTTAAAAAGCTGGACGATATCTTCAACGCATACCGCCCAACCTCAGAGCTTTACAAGCTCAACCATTCCAATGGAGAATGGGTAAAGGTCAGTCCACGTTTACTGAACGTCCTGAAATATTCCATGAAATTCGCCCAATTAACGGATGGGGATTTCGATCCCACTCTTGGAAAAGTCGTGGTGCTCTGGGGCTTCAACACCGATGATCCAAACAAATGGAGATTACCATCTCCCCAAGAGATTTCTAACGCTCTCGAACATAGCGGTTACAAAAACGTGGAGATAAAAGACGACGAAGTAAGGCTTTTAAACGACGTGTGGATAGATCTGGGTGCCATAGCCAAAGGATATGCGGTAGATGTGCTGTTGAAAATGGCAAAGTTGAACGATCCAAATTCCACAGGTTACGTTGACATAGGCGGCGATATAGGAATAATAGGACCAAAATACGGAAATCAGCCGTGGAAGATAGGCGTGCGTGATCCCAGAGGAAACATGAACGATTCCATAGCTTACGTTTATCTGTATAAAGGAACGATAGCCACATCAGGAGATTACGAACGGTTCATAATCAGGAACGGTAAGAGATATTATCACATATTCAATCCAAAGACGGGGTATTCTCCGGACAATTTTGAAGCCATAACAACCATATCCTCGTCTGGAATTTTCTCAGATGCCTTTGGCACGGCCGCAATGGTTGGTGGTTTGAGCAAAACTGAAAAATGGGCCAACGAACTTGGTGCTGCCTATTTGATCGTCAACGAAAAAGGCAAGATCATAAAAAACGATCTTTGGAAAGATTATGAAGAGCCATGA
- the amrS gene encoding AmmeMemoRadiSam system radical SAM enzyme: MREALFFDELDDDKVRCELCPHHCVLKPGEVGICKVRKNVHGVLYSLNYGMISSASMDPIEKKPLFHFHPGEEIFSVGSWGCNMRCPFCQNWEISQQKPHVRTFSSTQLVSIAEGNNSFGIAYTYSEPVVWFEYVLDCARNALKEGLANVIVTNGFIEEQPFKLLTQYFSAMNIDLKSFNPDYYRKVLGGERDVVMKNIQFAHEAGVHVEVTNLVVPGDNDSPEEMEELARWLANVDRSIPLHLSRYYPNYKYDKPPTPLDKMEELYQIAKSHLDYVYVGNVPGMHEDTVCPECGQTVIKRDGYNVEVVGLDENGNCTNCGHKIAIR, encoded by the coding sequence ATGAGAGAGGCTTTGTTTTTTGATGAATTAGACGATGACAAGGTCAGATGTGAGTTATGCCCTCATCATTGTGTTTTGAAACCTGGCGAAGTTGGAATATGCAAGGTAAGAAAAAACGTTCATGGGGTGCTTTATTCTTTGAATTACGGAATGATTTCATCGGCTTCCATGGATCCCATAGAGAAAAAACCACTTTTTCACTTTCATCCAGGCGAAGAGATCTTTTCAGTTGGAAGCTGGGGATGCAACATGCGATGCCCCTTCTGCCAAAATTGGGAAATATCTCAACAAAAACCGCACGTGAGAACTTTCTCCTCCACACAACTCGTTTCAATAGCGGAGGGTAACAATTCTTTTGGCATAGCCTACACATATTCTGAACCCGTCGTGTGGTTTGAGTATGTTTTGGATTGCGCCCGCAACGCGCTCAAAGAAGGGCTTGCCAACGTGATAGTGACAAACGGCTTTATAGAAGAACAACCTTTTAAACTCTTAACGCAATACTTTTCCGCGATGAACATAGACTTGAAATCTTTCAACCCAGATTATTACCGAAAGGTGCTTGGCGGAGAAAGGGACGTCGTTATGAAGAACATTCAATTCGCACACGAAGCTGGAGTGCACGTAGAAGTTACAAATCTGGTTGTTCCTGGGGATAACGATTCTCCGGAGGAAATGGAAGAACTTGCAAGGTGGTTGGCAAATGTCGATCGTTCTATTCCTTTGCACCTTTCCAGATATTATCCGAATTACAAATACGATAAGCCTCCAACACCGTTGGATAAAATGGAAGAACTTTACCAGATAGCGAAATCCCATCTGGATTACGTTTACGTTGGGAATGTTCCTGGCATGCACGAAGATACCGTGTGCCCGGAATGTGGACAAACCGTCATCAAAAGAGATGGGTACAACGTAGAAGTAGTTGGCTTGGACGAGAATGGAAATTGCACCAATTGTGGGCATAAAATAGCGATAAGATGA
- a CDS encoding Maf family protein, producing MIALASSSPRRKKLMEDLFGEIMITHPKVDESRISGESPKEMVKRLAMLKAHSIKSSSIVVAADTVVELEGKIFGKPSNVEEAKEMLRNLSGKWHTVHTGVCIKKEDKEISFVSSTRVKFYDLDEETIDMYVKTGSPLDKAGAYGIQEDLGMILVEKIEGDFFTVVGLPISRVWWEIKKLNVE from the coding sequence ATGATAGCTTTGGCTTCTTCTTCACCACGAAGGAAAAAACTCATGGAAGATCTTTTTGGAGAGATAATGATAACCCATCCTAAAGTGGACGAAAGTCGAATAAGTGGGGAAAGCCCAAAAGAAATGGTTAAAAGGCTTGCGATGTTAAAAGCTCATTCTATAAAAAGCTCATCCATCGTCGTTGCAGCTGATACGGTTGTCGAATTGGAAGGGAAGATCTTCGGTAAACCTTCTAACGTAGAAGAGGCAAAAGAAATGCTACGAAATCTCTCTGGAAAGTGGCACACGGTGCACACAGGCGTGTGCATAAAAAAAGAAGATAAAGAGATATCTTTTGTAAGCTCGACACGTGTTAAATTTTACGATTTAGACGAAGAAACGATAGATATGTACGTTAAAACAGGTTCCCCATTGGATAAGGCGGGAGCTTACGGAATTCAAGAAGATCTGGGAATGATCCTTGTTGAGAAAATAGAAGGAGACTTTTTTACCGTCGTTGGCCTCCCAATTTCGAGGGTATGGTGGGAAATAAAGAAGCTAAACGTTGAATAG